aagtagtatgtagttttagtatcttccttttaatatagtatattaatgaattttagcatagttataataaagaaataattcagccttctgaattgagtcagacatcataatttcttcccattgggttcgcctgcatttacaatagtgATGGGGCATCACTTTATGGTCCATCCTCAGCAGAGGCACCAGTAACAGGGAGAAGCAGCAAAGCTGTGCTACAAATGCAAAGGAAAGGTTGAAAGCTGTGGTGGACAAGCTGTGGTGGAGTGTGTTGGGATGGCCACAGCAGTGGACAGTGGAGATGAACTGGGGCAGGCTGAGAGATGGAAGGGCAGTCAGAAGGATGCTGGCTTTGTGTGGCTTTCATATTCAGCATAGACATGACAATTCTGATGTAAAATGCCCAGAGACTAAAACGTTGCATGACATTTGGGCTGCACCACTTGGTGTGCTGTCTTGTCTGAGACTTCATCCAAGACCTCCATGTGCCAGCTTCCCACCTGCCAAACCAGGGAAGGAATCCCAGAGGCAGAGAAGTGCATGTTGGACAGGACCTGCTCTGTGACCCCAGCAGAGGGTCCTGACAGTGACTCCTGAGCACAGTTTGTCTGACCAGTACTTAAAGAATTCCAGAGACAGGGATGCCAGATCCACCCCAACAACCTAATTACTAAGAAAGTTTTCCTTGGTGTGTCACTTCATTCTCCCCTCTCTAACTTCCCATATCTTATCACCAAGGAGCGAAATTTACAGCTATTTTATGAGGTCCTAGTCATTCCACACTGGCACTAACCATATTCTCCTATTTCAGTTTATGCATTCAAAAAACCAGAATGACAGAAATATAAGATCAATAATTTTCATGCTATTTATTTTGTAGCATTTCTTCACTGGCTGTTCTATTCATGATAAAATATGTAATAATAAATTCAACTAAACTGTTTCCTTTCTACACTTCACCAAAAGCATAGATTCAAATGCAGCATTTCTTAAATATCCATATAACTTACGTCTGTGCTatgctgctctgccctgctgctgatTATAGTCAGGCCATGTCACACATCTGCAAGAGTTACAGGTTTTATCAGCTTCACATGGGTAAGATACAGGCCATAGAAAATACAAGTATCAGATCCTGCTCTCCAGAAACTTTCTCAGCCGACATAAATGGTTAATAATGTACAGCAGAAATACTAATGTCTTGTAAATACACACacaatttcttcctttcagGTTAGAAAGTGTGGTAGAATTGGATAATGTGTTACCTCATCACACAAGACAAACTCCCTGGTTCACACACCTTGCCTCATTGTAAAGCTTATTTCATGTGTTGTTGATCTTATATACAGACATGATCACTGCAGAGACCATGGACAACTTCTGTTGTGGCATGTACAATCCCAGACAGAAAGTATCAAATTGGCAAGAAATTCCCAGTTACATGCACAGAACAGAGTAGAAGCAGAAATGGCAATTACACTCTGTTCCTTAGGAATAAAAGCATGGAAAGTTTTGGGTAGTCTGTGAGATTGCACAAGGGTCAGTTACACAGGAGGAGAGTCTCAAGAGGAACactttttgaaaattattagTTTTTGGAAAGCCTGTTTAAATTCTTCATTAAAAGCTGTATAAATGACTGGATTTATTAATGAGTTTAGATAACCCAACCAGGTAAAAAAGTCCAGTAGGATGGGATGAAACCAACAGGCATCTTGGCAGATTGGTAGGACTAGGGATATGACAAAAAAAGGCAGccagcagaaaatgaaagctcCCAGAATAATGCCTAAAGTTTTGGTAGCTTTCCTTTCTCTCGCAGTAgaaatccttttcctttccagcaCACTATCTGcaagttttattttaacatgACCGATAAATATGGGGGATCCACCTGAATGGGAATGCCCTTCATGGAGGCTAGCATTAATGGAGCAGAGGGAAGACCCTGCAGAACCAGTGATCAGGTGTGCAGTAGTAAAACGTTTCCCATATAATGAGGGTGGCTTCAGAATCCTGGATCGAGCTGCTACATAAATTCTACCATACAATATCAGCAGGAGAACAGTTGGGATGTAGAAAGCTCCACAAGTCGAATAAATGGTGTAGGAAATTTGATCTGTGTTTACAGCACACGTCGCAATTTCTTCGTGAGCTTTCACTTGCCTCCAGAAAAACGGTGGCACGGAGATGCTGATAGATATCATCCAGACCACGGCAATCATGAGGGCTGCTCGGCCAGCAGTGCGGCGCTTGGTGTACTCCAGAGCGTCTGTGATAGCCCAGTACCTGTCCAGGGCAATGACACAGAGGTGCAGGATGGAGGCTGTGCAGCACGTGATGTCCGATGACAGCCAGATGTCACACAGCAGCTGGCCAAAGGCCCACGTGTGGGTGACAGTGTAAGCGATGCTGACAGGCATCACCAGCACAGACACTAAAAGATCAGTCACTGCCAAGGAGCCAATGAGGTAATTTGCAGGTGTGTGGAGCTTTCTAGTCAGAAAAATGGTGATAACAACAAAAACATTTGCAAGGATTGTTGCCAAAGTTATGACAGACAGAAGGATTGACAGTGAAATCTTCAGCCCTAAGAGTGTCCTTTCATCCCAAGACAGAGGTGTTTCAGTGACATTTAAGGATTTATTTGCTGAACTCTGGAGAGAGAACTGTGCTGAATGGTTGTACTGAGTCATCCTCTGCTCTGATTTCACCTCCCAGTGTAATCTTTCTGGGACAATGAAGAAAGATGCTCACTTTTGTTgataaaatagaatttttcaTACTTTGGTCAAACACTGAAGAGTTATTAACTTGTTGAAAACTTCAGCTGACACAGTAGATGAGATACTCTCCTATGCAAGGTTTTCCATTACATCACATCGTCACATCACGTTGCATCATATCACATCATCACATCACATTGTATCACATCAATTACATCATTGTTAAAGCAAAATGTCATCCAGACGTGAGTCTGGTATATGACAATAAAAACAGTACTATAAGTGATGCAAATTCAGGTGGTTTTCAtcttgaagaaaatgaaataattctttattatcttttttccACACCTCCTTTCTCACCTAATCTTCTGCAAAGTTGCATAAATCAATCCTGAGGGGTAAGAGATGGAAAAGAAACATCTGGGCATGCAGCTGATGCCCCTCTGCTTGAGACAAATCTACCCtcaagattattttccttttctctgtaaTAGCTGAGTGTCGTTTTTGGTATTTACAAGGGACACTTTATTAGCAGAGTACCTAACATATAAAACAATACTTCTGAATTCTTTCTGTAAACATAATTTCTCCCAGATTTGCAGATCAAGACTTCTTCAAGTACAGAtctccatttttatttatttctccagACTATTCAGGTTTTCCCTTCAACAATTAGTCTTCAAATGCTGAAGTCAGGTGTTGGGTGCCAGACCCCAATGCACTGGTGCACATTACAGCACTGTATGCAATCTACAGACTTTCCATACTTTTCCTTGTATTCACCAGGACTGGATATCCTGAAGTCTCCACAAACCTGAAGGAAACATCCTAAGACAGTTTTCCATCAGGCCTTTCACTCATTTCCATGAATACCAGAATGTCACTTGTTTTATGCCAGCCCAACCCTTCTTGAAAGAGATGCTGAATGTGGGTGGTGAATGGCTTTGAAGTGTGCTGGGAGGGCTACAAGGAGGAACACCAAACTTCTCCAAGGAGAAAATCACCAGGCCAGCCTTCTCCTAGCCATGGAGGAGAAGAGCCTCTCTCAGTCATCACTGGTACCAGTTCATGCCATCCATCCAGTCACTCAGCTGGGAATCTGTGGAGCAAGAGGAGCATAAGATTCTACGTGAAACATCAGCACTTTGAACTCAAACAGCCTCTCTTAAGCTCCTAAATCCTGATATAAGCAATACTTTTCAGTTTAGTGcgtttgatttttttatatacaACTTCCTTCTGCGAGTCAAACATTTTCAGACatggtttttcttttgaagtgtACTTTTCTAAAAAGTCTCCTATTTCACACTAGGCTATTactttcttgattttttttttctctaggaagAGAAAATCCCTTCCTCATTGTGATACTGAGCAAAGTCAGTACATGATTATTTATCATGTATTCAGGAAGTTACCATCTAGACAAAATGAACATATTCCAAATAATTTAGTATTTCAATGAAGTTACCTTTTACTCAACAAACGAATGATGAATACAGgtattttcctgttaaaaagaaaaagaaattaagtttgCGTAAACTACGGATACTGAAGAAAAATAGAATCAAATGACAAGCAGTCATTAAATTATGTCAAGTACAAGGTCATACACATAATTGCCTGTTAAGGAAAGCAGAACACAAATGCACAGACATTACATATCCTGAAATACCAGAGGCCAGGAGTAGGAAGTGGCCATCCAGCATGTTTCTGAGAGCAGAGGGACGTGCtgcctgggcaggaggagcactgggcaggagctgggtgtTGAGGAATACATTTTGTGCCACTAGCTCAGGGTACAGCTGCAGGTTGAGCTTCTGTAGATGGCAGCTCCTAAAAGACATCTGAGAGTGCCACAGGAAACTTTGTGCTGAGCTGGTGAGGAAACCAGGTGTGCCTGTGTGAGGGTGGGGGTAGCTGCCACACTCAATGCCAGTGTGATGCCAGAGAGGCTCCTGGATGCTGGGACAGGGAAgtttccctgctgctggtggcattGTCACCTCTAGATAAGATGGCATCACTGGGTGTGTGCgtgtgctggcagtgcagcctgCAGGCAGCTGAGGGCACGGCCTGGCAGGCCATGGCAGGTTTGTCACCCCAATTTGTCACCAGGTCTGTCACGCTTCACAGGATGGGAATCCTCTCAGATGCCTTGGCTGCATCACCACTGTGCTTGGTCCATTTTTCCTTGGGCTTCACCTGGTGCTCTTGGCCATGGACTGTGGGTATATTTTTTGCTTCAAAACGCCTGAAATAAATTGAAGGTGATGTCACAGCCAACCAGAGTGGGATTTTCACAGCACAGCATGCTGGCATACAATGCCAAGCTGGAACAAGCTAGTTTAGCTCTCTGCAGTTTAActctctgcagtgctgggctggagtGCGATAAATAATGTGTACAAAATAGTTAAGTTCAAATAAAAACATAGATTTTACTATTTCACGAAAtagaacagacaaaaaaaaaaaaaagaaaattagataaAATGTCCTTTAGTAAGTTGCACATTTCCTTTAAGTTCACACTAAAGTTCGAGGAACTAGGGAATTAACTTTCTTCTCTTGAAGCTGGAGAATTGCAAAGGGATGGCTGAAAACAGAGCTAAACTTCAGCAAACtactgaaaatttattttgtagtttattttcacttttcataTAAATGTAGAATCCACTAAATAGACCAGGTCTATTCTGTCATACTGAAAGTATGATCAGCAAGGAAGCTGCTTCCAGTGAGACCCAACAGCAGTGGCCAGaaggcaggacaggaggtgGCACCTGGTCAAGAGGAACCCCTCTGAAGGTTCATTTCAGAGCAGAACTTAAAAGAGGGAGCGAGTTTTGAGTAAGTTCTTGCATATTTGGGACAATTGCCTCGAGCATGCATCATAGAGTAGGTATGGAGCCCAACCTGAAGACAAAAGCACTGTTCAAATAACATGAAATAAATTTAGAACTAGCTCTAGGAACAAGCTAGTTACCATAACCAAACCTggatgcagctgctgggagaaaaCCAGGCTATGCTAGAGTGTATTGCACTGAAAAATCAAAGGTACAGTCTATGTAAATTTGGTTTGCATCAGAATTTCTGGTCAAGCCCAGCAACAGCTGGGCCCTTTAGGGCTGAGCATCTCTCTTCACTGCCAGTGAGGGGAGCTGGTAGAGAAGAGTTCACATTTCTGGAAAAATGTGCTCCAGCACAGCTCATGCAGCATGGCTGGATGTCTAACCTGCCAGGATCACTGTGACTATTTCCAAGTAAATCAGGCATTCCTGTTTTGTTCATTTGATCCAGAGAACAGCATTTTATATGAGAAACTATATGCAAAACATTTCTCGTTTTAAATAAACAACTATAGTAATTGCAAGCAAATGTTAGCAATGTTTAACACCTTCACTCTCTCCTCCCCACCTTGGATTTTTGCTCAGCTTGTAAGAAATTATtggtatttttcctctcttaccTTTATTTACACACCACCAATATGTATTAGCTGTCCAACCCATTGATAATTACTAAGTTACAGAGGGAGATTATTTATACATTATCAATAAATATTACTTATCAAAGAGAAAGTCTGGGGTTTAATGGGCAGTGATTCTGGTAAATACTACATTGCAAAAACAGCCTCTACAGTATGTTATCAATAAGTTCTTtggagggagcaggggctggaaaGATCTCAGCCATAAAGCTGAGTTTAAGTGCAAGGCAGGTAGTTCAGGTAGAAATGAGCAGTTGCCCTGCTGTGTGATGGAGAGTAACCAGCTCAGCAAAAGCTCTGCACAGTGTGGGATCAATGTGCACTGTCAGCAGAGCCAGTGACATTGTACCAGGGCAAAGCTGCAAACACCTTGGCAAGTGTGGAACTGGGAATCAGGCCTGGATAGAtcttttctgttcattttggaCAAGGCCAAATGGCAGCCTGGCATTCAGCTCTGGGCACTGTTCCCAAGAAGAACAGATCACACAGCAAGGAATCagaagaaagcagcaggaaTCATCAGAAAAGTAAAATGTATGGGAATAAACTGCATGGGAACAGGGATGTTGGGGTTTAAAGAGCACAGCTGAGAAGGTATTCAACAGTTTCTGTG
This is a stretch of genomic DNA from Lonchura striata isolate bLonStr1 chromosome 26, bLonStr1.mat, whole genome shotgun sequence. It encodes these proteins:
- the HTR1D gene encoding 5-hydroxytryptamine receptor 1D, which gives rise to MTQYNHSAQFSLQSSANKSLNVTETPLSWDERTLLGLKISLSILLSVITLATILANVFVVITIFLTRKLHTPANYLIGSLAVTDLLVSVLVMPVSIAYTVTHTWAFGQLLCDIWLSSDITCCTASILHLCVIALDRYWAITDALEYTKRRTAGRAALMIAVVWMISISISVPPFFWRQVKAHEEIATCAVNTDQISYTIYSTCGAFYIPTVLLLILYGRIYVAARSRILKPPSLYGKRFTTAHLITGSAGSSLCSINASLHEGHSHSGGSPIFIGHVKIKLADSVLERKRISTARERKATKTLGIILGAFIFCWLPFFVISLVLPICQDACWFHPILLDFFTWLGYLNSLINPVIYTAFNEEFKQAFQKLIIFKKCSS